A single genomic interval of Exiguobacterium sp. BMC-KP harbors:
- a CDS encoding EAL domain-containing protein, translating to MWHPCAECTTSIRFVEAGALHIQSPTPEIYSYQSFEQLEQLLTSLLRVADYPVSCRATQSRYVTAPILASALLEQLKHRSAIDFIQHGVMTSHLQPIYDIQQNLLVANEALLRAADDNTPISPGVLFSTASKMGLHSRLDQRAREEAIRATYHIGGTSKTFINFLPSTIYNPEYCLRHTFEIVERYHVDPSRLVFEVVETEKIEDVNHLKHVFEQYKKQGIQVALDDVGTGFSTLDMLSLLQPDYIKIDRSFIDHCDTNPDNEAFLRKARYLTQEMGIQILAEGIERQEELDLCRELGFDLGQGYLLGRPAPYAHFAKAQ from the coding sequence ATGTGGCATCCTTGCGCCGAATGTACGACATCAATCCGTTTCGTTGAAGCGGGAGCACTCCATATTCAATCACCAACACCAGAAATCTATTCCTATCAATCATTCGAACAACTCGAGCAGTTATTGACATCACTTTTACGTGTAGCGGATTATCCTGTGTCTTGTCGCGCCACACAATCGCGTTATGTAACAGCACCTATTTTGGCTTCAGCGCTTCTAGAACAATTAAAGCATCGGTCAGCAATCGATTTCATACAGCATGGTGTCATGACAAGTCACCTGCAACCGATTTATGATATTCAACAGAATCTTCTCGTTGCGAACGAAGCACTACTACGCGCAGCAGATGACAATACCCCTATCTCACCTGGTGTCCTATTTTCGACTGCATCCAAAATGGGACTACATTCTCGACTTGATCAACGCGCACGTGAAGAAGCGATTCGCGCAACATACCATATCGGGGGTACGTCAAAGACGTTCATCAACTTCCTTCCTTCGACGATCTACAATCCGGAGTATTGCCTGCGTCATACATTTGAGATCGTTGAACGTTATCATGTTGACCCGAGTCGTCTCGTCTTCGAAGTCGTCGAGACGGAGAAAATCGAAGACGTCAATCATTTGAAGCACGTCTTTGAACAATATAAAAAACAAGGTATTCAAGTCGCGCTTGATGATGTCGGTACTGGCTTCTCAACACTCGATATGTTGTCTTTACTTCAACCAGATTATATTAAAATCGACCGTTCCTTCATCGATCACTGCGATACGAATCCTGATAACGAAGCCTTTTTACGGAAAGCTCGTTATCTAACACAAGAAATGGGGATTCAAATCTTAGCAGAAGGCATCGAACGGCAAGAAGAACTCGATCTCTGTCGTGAACTCGGCTTTGATCTCGGTCAGGGATACTTGCTTGGGCGCCCTGCTCCTTATGCGCACTTCGCGAAAGCACAATAA
- a CDS encoding DUF1294 domain-containing protein, whose amino-acid sequence MRIILGYYLLLTLIGFGSMWQDKRRARQRAHRTPEATLLMIAFLGGAFGSWIGMYSVRHKTRKAKFQWLVPLAAILHLAFWIFYTSQ is encoded by the coding sequence ATGAGGATCATTTTAGGCTATTACCTCCTCCTGACCCTCATCGGCTTCGGCTCGATGTGGCAGGATAAACGCCGGGCGAGACAACGTGCTCACCGGACACCGGAAGCAACATTATTGATGATTGCTTTTCTCGGCGGTGCGTTCGGTTCTTGGATCGGCATGTACTCCGTTCGGCATAAGACACGTAAAGCGAAGTTCCAATGGCTAGTGCCACTTGCAGCAATCTTGCATCTCGCTTTCTGGATTTTCTACACTTCACAATAA
- a CDS encoding TPM domain-containing protein — protein sequence MIRRWTRLLLSAFLVFFLFVPTASAVSERTGAAFFIQDDARLLTSSEEAELAQLGQELEQYTTAQVVLKTVPDLKGQDLSSYANETFRRQGIGQEGKDNGVLVVVAPNEKDRQFRIEVGYKLEGILTDITAGRILDQYAVPYKENGEYGKAASETYKAVVSVISKDQSLESQDPPKTQNDDGLPLWTKVLIGSALLILLFLDMKFTGGMFFFAILNIFSAIMRGGGGNGGSRGGGGSSGGGGAER from the coding sequence ATGATTCGGCGGTGGACGCGACTTCTGTTGAGCGCGTTCCTCGTCTTCTTCCTCTTCGTTCCAACAGCTAGTGCCGTTTCAGAACGGACAGGAGCAGCCTTCTTCATTCAAGATGATGCTCGGCTGCTCACCTCTTCGGAAGAAGCCGAACTCGCGCAACTCGGTCAGGAACTCGAACAATATACGACGGCACAAGTCGTTCTCAAGACGGTTCCCGATCTAAAAGGACAAGATTTAAGCTCTTACGCCAACGAAACGTTCCGGCGTCAAGGCATCGGTCAAGAAGGAAAAGATAACGGCGTTCTCGTCGTCGTCGCCCCAAACGAAAAGGATCGGCAGTTTCGCATCGAAGTCGGTTATAAACTCGAAGGTATCTTAACCGATATCACGGCGGGACGTATCCTCGATCAATATGCTGTTCCCTACAAGGAAAACGGTGAGTATGGAAAAGCAGCGTCCGAAACGTATAAAGCTGTCGTCAGTGTCATTTCAAAGGATCAGTCGCTCGAGTCACAAGATCCACCGAAAACACAAAACGATGATGGACTTCCGCTGTGGACGAAAGTACTGATTGGTTCCGCCCTATTGATCTTGTTGTTCCTCGATATGAAGTTCACCGGCGGTATGTTCTTCTTTGCCATTTTGAATATCTTCTCCGCAATCATGCGTGGTGGCGGTGGGAACGGTGGTAGTCGTGGTGGCGGCGGAAGTTCCGGCGGCGGTGGTGCCGAACGTTAG
- a CDS encoding LemA family protein: protein MARRSRSGSKLPLIIGVIVVAVIAFLAIGQYNSLVNVEEDVSNKWSQVDNQIKRRADLIPNLVETVKGVAGQEEKVYGKVAEAQAGLARAASTEQRIEADQQVTSSLRGLIALQTTYPELKSSERFQSLMDTLEGTENRLGIARKDYNDAVTLYNKKRRSFPTTLYASAFGFEKKPYYEISDSDRENPTVDFNSDSK from the coding sequence ATGGCACGAAGAAGTCGGAGTGGATCAAAACTCCCATTAATCATTGGAGTCATTGTTGTTGCCGTGATTGCCTTTTTAGCAATCGGACAATACAATAGCCTCGTCAATGTAGAAGAGGATGTATCGAATAAATGGTCGCAAGTCGACAATCAAATTAAGCGTCGTGCGGACTTGATTCCGAACCTCGTCGAAACTGTCAAAGGTGTCGCGGGTCAAGAAGAAAAAGTATATGGGAAAGTCGCCGAAGCACAAGCGGGTCTTGCGCGTGCTGCGTCAACCGAACAACGAATCGAAGCCGACCAACAAGTCACGTCTTCGCTTCGCGGATTGATTGCCTTACAGACGACGTATCCGGAACTAAAATCTAGCGAACGATTCCAATCCTTGATGGATACGCTGGAAGGAACAGAAAATCGTCTCGGGATTGCCCGCAAGGATTACAATGATGCTGTAACCCTCTATAACAAAAAACGACGGAGCTTCCCAACGACACTCTATGCATCTGCATTCGGATTCGAGAAAAAACCGTATTACGAAATTTCAGACAGCGACCGGGAAAATCCGACTGTCGACTTTAACAGTGATTCGAAATGA
- a CDS encoding undecaprenyl-diphosphate phosphatase has product MTIIELLKALLLGFVEGMTEFAPVSSTGHMIIVDDMWLQTTDFLGKYSANTFKIVIQLGSILAVVVVFWKRLFSLIGLYKIEGEHDASGTHKLKLRHVLIGLLPAGILGLLFEDFIDENLFSIETVIIGLAVGALLMIAADKFGPKEPKTTSLDQITYRQAALVGLFQCISLWPGFSRSGSTISGGVFLGMNHRTAADFTFIMAVPIMFGASFLSLVKNWSDIQPNHFAFYAVGFVASFVFALLSIRFFLKLINKIKLVPFAIYRLVLAAVLAVIVYM; this is encoded by the coding sequence ATGACAATCATTGAACTTTTAAAAGCGCTCTTACTCGGTTTCGTCGAGGGGATGACGGAATTTGCACCTGTCTCTTCAACAGGTCATATGATTATCGTTGATGACATGTGGTTGCAAACAACGGACTTTCTCGGTAAGTATTCGGCGAACACCTTTAAAATCGTCATTCAACTTGGATCGATTCTTGCTGTCGTCGTCGTTTTTTGGAAACGTCTTTTCAGCTTGATTGGTTTGTATAAGATTGAAGGAGAACACGATGCATCAGGTACACACAAGTTAAAACTACGTCACGTCTTGATCGGTCTTCTACCAGCGGGTATTCTCGGATTATTATTCGAAGACTTCATCGATGAGAATCTCTTCTCGATTGAAACGGTCATCATCGGTCTTGCTGTCGGTGCGCTCTTGATGATCGCAGCCGATAAATTCGGACCAAAGGAACCAAAAACGACATCGCTTGATCAGATTACATATCGCCAAGCAGCACTCGTTGGTCTGTTCCAATGTATTTCACTCTGGCCAGGCTTCTCCCGCTCTGGTTCAACGATTTCCGGAGGGGTCTTCCTCGGGATGAATCACCGGACAGCAGCTGACTTCACGTTCATTATGGCTGTACCGATCATGTTCGGTGCTAGTTTCCTTTCGCTCGTTAAGAACTGGTCGGACATTCAACCGAACCATTTTGCATTCTATGCTGTCGGTTTTGTTGCGTCTTTCGTGTTTGCCCTCTTATCGATCCGCTTCTTCTTGAAGCTGATCAACAAGATCAAACTCGTCCCATTCGCAATCTACCGCCTTGTCTTAGCAGCTGTCTTAGCTGTCATCGTCTACATGTAA
- a CDS encoding ZIP family metal transporter, which produces MLDWFTSLPVVVQALLAGMMTWGLTALGAALVFVFTTIEKRVMNMMLGFAAGVMIAASFWSLLAPAIEFTEQDGGIAWIPAAIGFLAGGFFVRLLDFVTPHLHLSAPLETAEGPSTGLKKTTLLFLAITLHNIPEGLAIGVAFGAAALNMDGATVAGALTLALGIGIQNMPEGAALSIPLRGEGMSRRRAFHYGQLSAIVEPIAAMIGAAAVFFVQPLLPYALSFAAGAMIFVVVEELIPESQAENGSDLATLGLMVGFTVMMILDVALG; this is translated from the coding sequence ATGTTGGATTGGTTTACTTCCCTCCCCGTCGTCGTGCAAGCATTACTTGCTGGTATGATGACCTGGGGATTAACCGCACTTGGTGCGGCGCTCGTCTTCGTCTTTACGACGATTGAGAAACGTGTCATGAATATGATGCTCGGTTTTGCAGCCGGTGTCATGATTGCCGCGTCATTCTGGTCTCTGCTCGCTCCTGCGATCGAGTTCACGGAGCAAGACGGTGGAATTGCTTGGATTCCGGCTGCAATCGGCTTCCTCGCCGGTGGTTTTTTCGTTCGTTTGCTCGACTTCGTTACACCGCATTTGCACTTATCCGCACCACTCGAAACAGCTGAAGGTCCTTCGACAGGACTCAAGAAAACGACGTTACTGTTTCTTGCAATTACGTTGCATAATATCCCAGAAGGTCTTGCGATTGGGGTTGCTTTCGGTGCCGCTGCCTTGAATATGGACGGTGCGACAGTCGCTGGTGCGTTAACACTCGCACTCGGTATCGGAATCCAAAACATGCCGGAAGGTGCGGCATTATCGATTCCACTACGTGGCGAAGGCATGTCTCGCCGTCGTGCTTTCCATTATGGTCAATTGTCAGCAATCGTCGAACCGATTGCTGCGATGATCGGAGCAGCTGCTGTCTTCTTCGTTCAACCACTTCTTCCGTATGCATTATCGTTCGCTGCTGGCGCAATGATTTTCGTCGTCGTCGAAGAATTGATTCCAGAATCACAGGCAGAGAACGGATCTGACTTAGCAACACTTGGTCTGATGGTAGGTTTTACCGTCATGATGATTCTCGATGTCGCTTTAGGATGA
- a CDS encoding YolD-like family protein, which translates to MTAYRDRGNLKWIPFLMPEHLQLLREYYIQMHQLDLPEIDEQLQESWHFLLQEALIEGNELEITYYKESSYVTVVGFVERLEPERSVLFLRSREIVEIPFTRIVRIENG; encoded by the coding sequence ATGACAGCGTATCGTGATCGAGGCAATTTAAAATGGATTCCTTTCCTGATGCCCGAGCACTTACAACTATTACGGGAGTACTATATTCAAATGCATCAACTTGACCTTCCTGAAATCGATGAACAACTACAAGAATCGTGGCACTTTCTACTTCAAGAAGCTTTAATAGAAGGAAACGAACTCGAAATCACGTATTATAAGGAAAGTAGCTACGTGACGGTCGTCGGTTTTGTAGAACGGCTAGAGCCTGAACGTTCCGTTCTCTTTTTGCGTAGTCGTGAAATAGTAGAAATTCCGTTCACACGAATCGTTCGAATCGAAAACGGGTAA
- a CDS encoding Y-family DNA polymerase, translating to MFPSVVLPQDKRIFCVDSVSFYASCECQYRNLPPLTTRLAVVSDLKRNGSVILAATPALKALGIKTAGRLYEIEQLPYAVRRTIQLVEPRMLAYMKTSIRVLDVLHQFAPPEAIRVYSIDENFIDMTGTDRLFGSDFQAARRIQEAILKQTGIHVRIGIGPNNVIAKLTLDLIGKKEGIARCGYADIARRLHDFPIRKMWGVGHRMEQHLHMMGIETIGDLAMRPVEELHERFGIIGAELWHHAWGLDASPTLLPPRHLFEKAPQRTIGHGVTLMQDYYQFERIRNVLNELVQDVAARCRFSNQVGWTVHIGVRYSRNVVRSGFSRQVRLPYPTSDERIILRHVLQLFEPNWLDGEPVRFLSVSLGHLTADQGTLQLSLFEDNTRNWKRRRLLKAMDIVNLRYGKGTIRLAVSFLDTSVAKRRLRFVGGHPGGDLHDSVS from the coding sequence ATGTTTCCTTCCGTCGTTTTACCACAAGATAAACGTATTTTTTGCGTCGATAGTGTTTCCTTCTACGCCAGTTGCGAATGTCAGTATCGCAATCTCCCTCCTTTGACGACACGCCTTGCGGTCGTCTCCGATTTAAAACGAAACGGGTCCGTCATCCTCGCCGCCACCCCTGCCTTAAAAGCACTTGGAATCAAAACAGCCGGTCGCCTGTATGAAATCGAGCAATTGCCATACGCCGTTCGTCGTACGATTCAACTCGTCGAACCACGTATGCTCGCTTATATGAAGACGTCGATTCGTGTCCTTGATGTCCTCCATCAATTTGCTCCACCGGAGGCGATTCGTGTCTACTCTATCGATGAGAACTTCATTGATATGACTGGAACTGATCGCCTTTTCGGTTCTGATTTTCAAGCTGCTCGTCGGATTCAAGAAGCGATTCTGAAACAGACTGGCATTCACGTTCGTATCGGAATTGGACCGAATAATGTCATCGCGAAACTGACTCTTGATTTAATCGGGAAAAAAGAAGGAATCGCTCGTTGTGGTTATGCTGATATCGCACGACGCTTGCATGATTTTCCGATTCGAAAGATGTGGGGCGTCGGACACCGCATGGAACAACATCTACACATGATGGGCATCGAGACAATCGGTGATCTCGCGATGCGTCCGGTCGAAGAGTTACACGAGCGCTTCGGTATCATCGGTGCTGAACTGTGGCATCACGCATGGGGGCTCGACGCTTCACCGACACTCCTTCCCCCTCGTCATCTGTTCGAAAAAGCTCCTCAACGGACGATTGGACACGGTGTGACCTTGATGCAGGACTATTATCAATTCGAACGGATTCGAAACGTCCTCAACGAACTCGTTCAGGATGTTGCCGCACGTTGTCGCTTTTCGAATCAAGTCGGCTGGACCGTCCATATCGGTGTTCGCTATTCCCGAAATGTCGTTCGAAGCGGCTTCTCGCGCCAAGTTCGGTTGCCTTATCCGACATCGGATGAGCGAATCATTCTTCGACACGTCTTACAATTATTCGAACCGAATTGGCTCGACGGGGAACCTGTTCGGTTCCTTTCCGTCTCGCTCGGTCACTTGACTGCTGATCAAGGTACTTTACAGCTCTCACTGTTCGAGGACAATACGCGCAACTGGAAGCGGCGGCGTTTATTAAAAGCAATGGACATCGTCAATCTTCGCTACGGGAAAGGAACGATTCGTCTCGCCGTCTCATTTCTCGATACGAGTGTCGCCAAGCGTCGTCTCCGTTTCGTTGGCGGTCATCCTGGAGGGGATCTCCATGACAGCGTATCGTGA